In one window of Rhodospirillales bacterium DNA:
- a CDS encoding dienelactone hydrolase family protein, with the protein MIERRFYLETQDGSMDCFSVHPEEGGPFPTVLFYMDAPAIREELRDMARRLASAGYFVLLPNLFYRVGTERNYPFDQAAIRNDPKQRQIMAETMADLTNAKVISDTESMLAYVAREDAATRSTAALGYCMSGQYVVSVMAAFPETFSCGASYYGVRIITDESDSPHLAADRIQGKLYLAFAERDHWVPDENLERIRELFTGEDKPHRVELYPGTEHGFAFWKRPVYHKDAAERHWERMHQLFRQNLAVAPGWS; encoded by the coding sequence ATGATCGAGCGAAGGTTCTACCTTGAAACCCAGGACGGATCGATGGATTGCTTCTCCGTCCACCCGGAAGAAGGAGGCCCGTTTCCCACTGTCCTCTTCTACATGGACGCGCCCGCCATCCGCGAAGAACTCCGAGATATGGCGCGGCGACTTGCCAGTGCGGGCTACTTCGTGCTGCTTCCGAACCTGTTCTACCGGGTCGGCACCGAGCGCAACTATCCCTTCGACCAGGCCGCCATCCGAAACGATCCGAAACAGCGCCAGATCATGGCCGAGACCATGGCCGACCTGACCAACGCCAAGGTGATCAGCGACACGGAATCGATGCTCGCGTACGTTGCGCGCGAGGATGCGGCAACCCGGTCGACGGCTGCGCTTGGCTATTGCATGAGCGGCCAGTACGTCGTTTCCGTGATGGCCGCCTTCCCGGAAACGTTTTCCTGCGGGGCGTCGTATTACGGCGTTCGAATCATTACCGACGAGAGTGACTCACCGCACCTGGCAGCCGACCGGATCCAGGGCAAGCTCTATCTGGCATTCGCCGAGCGCGATCACTGGGTACCTGACGAGAACCTGGAGCGAATCCGGGAACTCTTCACTGGCGAGGACAAGCCGCATCGGGTGGAGCTGTACCCTGGCACGGAGCACGGCTTCGCGTTCTGGAAGCGTCCGGTCTATCACAAGGACGCCGCCGAACGTCACTGGGAACGCATGCATCAGCTCTTCCGGCAAAACTTGGCAGTGGCGCCGGGATGGTCCTGA